One window of Nostoc sp. C052 genomic DNA carries:
- a CDS encoding molybdenum cofactor biosynthesis protein B, whose translation MMSQPHPDSPIITVTCAVVTVSDTRTFETDKSGQLIQQLLVGANHAVGGYTIIKDEPTHIQGQIENLGKSANLDAVIFNGGTGIAPRDTTYDAIEKLLEKTLPGFGELFRFLSYQEIGSRAIASRAVAGVYQDKLIFSLPGSSNAVRLAMEKLILPELNHLVSQVGKGMT comes from the coding sequence ATGATGTCACAACCTCACCCAGACTCGCCGATAATTACGGTAACTTGTGCTGTGGTTACTGTTAGCGATACACGCACTTTTGAAACAGACAAAAGTGGCCAGCTAATTCAGCAGTTACTCGTTGGTGCTAACCATGCTGTGGGAGGCTACACGATTATCAAAGATGAACCAACACACATTCAAGGGCAGATAGAAAATCTGGGTAAAAGTGCAAATTTGGATGCTGTAATTTTCAATGGTGGTACAGGTATTGCACCAAGAGATACCACTTATGATGCCATTGAGAAGTTACTGGAGAAGACTTTGCCGGGATTTGGTGAGTTATTTCGTTTTTTAAGTTATCAAGAAATTGGTTCGCGGGCGATCGCTTCTCGCGCTGTTGCTGGTGTTTATCAAGATAAATTAATTTTCTCGCTTCCTGGTTCTAGTAATGCGGTGCGACTGGCGATGGAAAAACTGATTTTGCCCGAACTCAATCACTTGGTAAGTCAGGTTGGTAAGGGAATGACATGA
- the psb28 gene encoding photosystem II reaction center protein Psb28: MAKIQFSRGIDEEVTPDVRLTRSRSGDSGTATFIFTNPKILDQGSTEDITGMYLIDEEGEIITREVKAKFVNGKPEELEALYVMKSVQEWDRFIRFMERYAAENDLGLSKNEA; this comes from the coding sequence ATGGCGAAAATCCAGTTTTCTAGAGGTATTGACGAAGAAGTAACTCCAGATGTGCGCTTGACGCGATCGCGCAGTGGCGATAGTGGCACAGCAACATTTATTTTTACGAATCCAAAGATTTTAGATCAAGGTAGCACCGAAGATATTACCGGGATGTACTTGATTGACGAAGAAGGAGAGATAATTACCCGCGAAGTCAAAGCTAAATTTGTCAATGGGAAACCGGAAGAATTAGAAGCACTTTACGTGATGAAATCTGTCCAAGAATGGGATCGCTTTATACGCTTCATGGAGCGGTATGCTGCCGAAAACGATCTAGGACTGAGTAAAAATGAGGCATAG
- the dtd gene encoding D-aminoacyl-tRNA deacylase — protein MRVIIQRVKSSQVVVNGEIVGKIGRGLNLLVGIANTDTDTELDWMVRKCLELRLFPDEEGSDRWQKSVQEIGGELLVVSQFTLYGDCRKGRRPSFDRSAAPQSAEDLYNRFVTKLRASSLQVETGQFGAMMQVTIENDGPVTLLLEK, from the coding sequence ATGCGTGTTATCATCCAGCGAGTTAAATCATCTCAAGTTGTCGTTAACGGCGAAATTGTTGGCAAAATTGGGCGGGGTTTAAATTTACTCGTAGGTATTGCTAATACCGATACTGATACTGAACTCGACTGGATGGTTCGTAAGTGCTTAGAATTGCGGCTGTTTCCTGACGAAGAAGGAAGTGATCGTTGGCAAAAATCTGTACAAGAAATTGGCGGTGAGTTACTGGTAGTCAGTCAATTTACCCTTTACGGTGACTGTCGCAAAGGCCGCCGTCCTTCTTTTGACCGTTCAGCGGCTCCCCAATCAGCAGAAGATTTGTATAATCGTTTTGTTACCAAATTAAGAGCTAGCAGTTTGCAAGTGGAAACAGGTCAATTTGGTGCAATGATGCAAGTGACAATTGAAAACGATGGCCCCGTAACTTTATTACTTGAAAAATAA